The sequence TTCCTCATTATACCCTTTGCtgaacttcttcttccatttgCATTAAAGTTATTCCCCAATTTACTTCCTTCTACTTATGAATCAAGTAAAAAACGCGAGAATAAACTAGAAAATTTAAGAAACACAAGGAAGTTAATGTCTGAAATCATAAAGAATAACAAGTCCCATTTTAAACCTAATAATATTTCCGAGGAACAAAAAGCTTTGTTTAACAGGTTCTACACACATGTCCGTGCTACAGGAGTGCCGGAGTCTCGTCAACAGCTAATCGAAGTAGCTAGATTATTCACTGATGATACTGTATTGGATAATGTGACAAGACCTTACTTGATTGCATTAGCGAAGTATATGAATTTGCAACCATTCGGCACTGATGTGATGCTACGTTACCGTATCAGATACAAAATGcttgaattgaaaaaagatgatCTATCTATATATTACGAGGATGCAGAACAACTCTCCCTCTCTGAATTGAAAACAGCATGCGCCTCCAGAGGTATTAGAAGTGTAGACGTAGAGCCTAGCGTGTTATATTCGAATCTAAGATTGTGGCTGAACATGAGGCTCAAGGATAAGATCCCATCCACGCTGTTAATCATGGCTACTGCCTATAACTACGGTAATGTGCAATCAAAGGAGTCATTGTACGACGCATTATGTGACGTTTTAATCGGTATCCCTGATGAACTATACCATGAGGTTAAAGTAAACGTCGTTAAGGAAGATGAGGCATCCGCTAAgcaaaaattgaaacaaTTGAGGgagcaagaagaaattatgaaggaagaagagcaGCAAGAAGAGAACGCCATTGTGAGCGTCAAGGATGAGTTGAGCTTGGACGACCAAGACAAGAACATAGATGCGGCTGCTCCAGACGTAAAACCGCATGACACCAAGCCTATCGGAGAAGCCGCTGCCATCAAAGAGAAGTAACCCAGTTTTCACCTGGCCCATTAAACCGCACGATACACTCTCCGCTACTCTCGCCAACATTCTTTTTATACATACTTGCACGAAACTGCTTTTTTAgc is a genomic window of Saccharomyces cerevisiae S288C chromosome XVI, complete sequence containing:
- the YLH47 gene encoding Ylh47p (Mitochondrial inner membrane protein; exposed to the mitochondrial matrix; associates with mitochondrial ribosomes; NOT required for respiratory growth; homolog of human Letm1, a protein implicated in Wolf-Hirschhorn syndrome) encodes the protein MLKYRSLPIKRAIHHPAPGITPISPRIMVSRLRVIPSFNLKFNRWNSSVPESSKKELKTTDGNQESASKVSPVKEKEKVPFKVKMQKALRHYWDGSKLLGLEIKISSKLLMKSAAGYPLTRRENLQLKRTTQDIVRLVPFAAFLIIPFAELLLPFALKLFPNLLPSTYESSKKRENKLENLRNTRKLMSEIIKNNKSHFKPNNISEEQKALFNRFYTHVRATGVPESRQQLIEVARLFTDDTVLDNVTRPYLIALAKYMNLQPFGTDVMLRYRIRYKMLELKKDDLSIYYEDAEQLSLSELKTACASRGIRSVDVEPSVLYSNLRLWLNMRLKDKIPSTLLIMATAYNYGNVQSKESLYDALCDVLIGIPDELYHEVKVNVVKEDEASAKQKLKQLREQEEIMKEEEQQEENAIVSVKDELSLDDQDKNIDAAAPDVKPHDTKPIGEAAAIKEK